GCTGGGCGATAGTGATTTCGATTGAAGGTTCATTTCGGGCTCCAGGAGATGGTTAATACGTTCGGTGAGAGAATTCCTTTGAAACATGGGCGTAGCCAGCCGAGGCATCAATAGACTCTGGCTTGCGCCGATCTTTTTGGCACCTTCGAAAAGTACTCGAGCGAGCTGGAGGGGTTCCACACCCTGTCGAATGGTGGCCAAATCGCAGCGTTTTTCGCGCTCACAGGCCAAGCAATTCAACAGCCAATTCACCAAAGGATGGAAAAAGAACAGCGAGCGGATGATCGACTCGAACAGGGCGGTCCGATCATCGGCATGAGCCACATGGGTGAGTTCGTGGTAGAGCGAAGCCTGGCGATCAGCCTGATTGAGGGATGGCCAATCGCCAGGCACAACCACGGCCGGTCGAAGGCCACCGAACAGAGCTGGCCCGCATACAGCCTGGGATAACAAAAGTTCGGTCGGGCGACGGATGGCCAGTTCCTGGCAGATTGTCTGGAACTCAGCGTTCAAATCACCGGATACGTGCTCGGCCCCCAGGCGAATTTGTCGTAGATAATAGTATCCCGCGACAAGCCGGAGCAGGGAATAGGCACATCCTGTTAACCAGAGGAAGGCCAATGCGGTTTTCCAATTTTGCAAAACAAAAGAACGAATCGAACGCAATTCGATAACGGCACTGCTTTCCGGCGCGCTTACTGGGGTCTCAGGCAGGGCCGCGACGGGATTCGTCGATAAAGTCGCGGGTTTTTCCTCTTTTTCGATAGGGCTATTCTGTTTGTCGGAGAGTTGGTTCTCGCTCGATACTTGCGCCGAAGTCGCAGGTAAAGGAGTCGGAGCATTCCCTGCTACGATTCTTGAATTTGTAGCACTTCCGAAGCTCCCGTTTTGTAAAGTAGGACGAGAAGCCTCTTCGTTTGATTTCAGCGAAGCGACTTCCTTTTGTGGAAATTGCCACCAGCCCGGAATGAGAGGCAGGAGCAGCCCCCCGATTAAAACCAGATTGGCTAGCCAGAGCCGGGGAGCAACGCTCTGGGGACTGCGCAGCAGGAAGCATAGTCCGAGTAGTAGGATTAACACTGCCCATTGCAAGGACCAGACGGCCAGAAAATCGAGTAGATGAGAGGCGAATGCGCTCATGATTTTTTCCTCGGAGTTTTCGAGGTTGATTTGATTTTGGGATTCGATTGCAGCCGTTCTTCAATTTCTCGAAGTTCTTTTGCGGAGAGATGTTGCGTGTCGACCAGGCCGAGCACAAGTCGCTCCGCCGAGCCGCGGAAAAATCGTTTCAGAAAATCGCCGAGAAGGTTCCGGGTCGCCTCATCTCGATCAAAGCAGGGCTTATAGCGATGAGCGGGTTGCTCGTCGTCGTGGAAGACCAATTCGGCACGCTCCATCGCCTGCATCAGGCCGAGGATGGTGGTGTACGGCAGGGCTTGGCCGCCGGGCAAATGGCCGAGAATTTCCCGCACGGTGAGGGGGCCATGTTCCCAGAGCAACTCGAGAATTGCGAATTGTCTCTCGGTTATTGCGATTTGCTTTTTACCTGCCATTGCGAATATAACTCCTACGCCTGAATGGGTACGTATCATAAAGTACCTATTGATGCCTGTCAACACAAAAGTGTTTCAGCTTATCGCGTTTTTTCATCGATTATGCAAGATGGCGAGATCGATGGCAGAGTTGACGAAGTGTGGACGCATTCGGCGGCGATCTTCTTCACCTTTATCGGAGCCGAAGAAGGGGAGGAGATCAGCGGAGCCGCAGCCAATGTGAGCTACAGCCGAGGACGATACGATCACCGGCACGATGCGTTATCACTTCGGGGATGACCTTCCATTTGTTTGGCGGAGATACAAAGCAGAGAAAAAGAAGTCGGCAAAACGACCTTCGACCAGAGTCACGAAAAAGAAGACTTGATCAACGAGACCAAAACCAATGAATCTGCATAAGAAGTTGGAGGCAGCATGAATAACTCGATCTCTGTCATTAAGCCCTACAAGTGGGAAGGGATGGGGGTTTTTGACGACCCAAACGTGGGATTAGTAAAGGAACCTTTCGTCGGCGGTGCGGACACCCTGATTGATCATGCCACCTCGCATATTCTAAATGCCAATCAGGGCTTTATCGCCGTCTTCTCAGCAGGCAACTTCCCCGACGCTAAGATCGTACTGGAATGGGCGAGAGAAGAATTCAGTGGTAACGTATATCGATGGTCCGAGAAGGGCATGGAAGGTTGGCTCTGCCCGGCGTTGCTCAGGTACCTCAAGCAACCTCCGGCGAAGTTGTATGTCCAGGTCAAAGCGGCGGAGTGAGCGACGCGAAGGGCCAAGTGTTGAGGGGCAACTCTCAGATAGAACGAAGAAATCAATAATGGTAAGCTGCATTCATGACCATTAACTCCAACGAATCGAAAGAATCAGATCACTCGCTGCTTTTCCAGAACCAAGAATCGTCTGGAATCGACAGAAACTGGCATTTCCTTCTGGCGGTTCTCGCTTTTTTGACGCCGTTTATCGTCATGCCTTTTCTTGGTTTGTATTGGGTTGCTGGAGTTGCGATCCTAATCTTCGCCGTATGGGCTTCTGTGATGCCGACGACGTGCATGAACGGAGGACTAATCTACTCGTTCATTACGACCATGCTGCTGATAAATACAATTTTCCTCGTGATATTTGCGATTCTTCGGCTCTTGAGTTTGGTTTGAAAGTCGAACTGAATGCTCGTCTTCGAAACACTCATCAGTTTGGGTAACCAAAGGTATCTCAAGAACGAAACGCCAGAATGCTAATCCTTGGCTAGATCCATATCAGGCAATGAAGAACGAATCAATCTCGCCAATTGATCTACTCTTTTCAACAAAGTGGGATTACGGTGTGATCCCGCCATTGATACAACCTTACCAACGAGTCTCAACGCCTTTGATCGTCCAGAGATTTCGTAATGCAATTTTTAGTTTGGGCAGATCGAATCTTGGCTCTTCCGTTTCTAGGTGTAGCATCCAGAGAAATGCTTCTGTATCTGGTTGACGAAGCCGCGAATCTCCGCAATGGTCGGCCCTAATTTTTTCGCTGCCCAATTCACGTCCAGGAGTATTCTCGTCCAGAGCGTAGTTAGACTCTGAATTCCATAACTTCGGCGTAGCACTACCCGAATCTTGGTATTCAGACCCTCCACCGGGCCGCTGCTTTTGCGTTCCTCGAAGTAGGCTAAGATCCCCTCCCAGTTATTCTTGAGCATCGTGATGAACGGCTCCCAATCCATCTCGGTCTCGCGGGCCTGGACGATCCAATCTTCCAACAGTCGCGAGGCTTCGGCTCGGTTCGGGGCACTATCGAAGATTTTGGTCGCCTCCCAACGCAGATGGTAGATCGTTCCCAACGAAGGCACCTTCTCGAACAAATCCTCGAGGGCCTGGACCTGCTCCGGTTTCAAATCCTCGGGACGACGCCGGAAGTCGTGCATCTGAGAACGCAGCTTCTTGCGGGCTTCCCCGCTCAAACTTCGCTTGTAGGCTCGATAGTTTTTTCGCAGATCGTCCGCCACCTCACCCAATTTCTTGGCGACGTGAAAGCGATCTATTACCGACTGGCTGTTGGGTA
The genomic region above belongs to Telmatocola sphagniphila and contains:
- a CDS encoding DUF6717 family protein, with protein sequence MNNSISVIKPYKWEGMGVFDDPNVGLVKEPFVGGADTLIDHATSHILNANQGFIAVFSAGNFPDAKIVLEWAREEFSGNVYRWSEKGMEGWLCPALLRYLKQPPAKLYVQVKAAE
- a CDS encoding BlaI/MecI/CopY family transcriptional regulator; translated protein: MIRTHSGVGVIFAMAGKKQIAITERQFAILELLWEHGPLTVREILGHLPGGQALPYTTILGLMQAMERAELVFHDDEQPAHRYKPCFDRDEATRNLLGDFLKRFFRGSAERLVLGLVDTQHLSAKELREIEERLQSNPKIKSTSKTPRKKS